The sequence TGACCTGGTGATAGATGATACCTTCCGTATACCTGACACTTATGGAGAAGCCGATCTTAACCACTTTTCTGAACCAGAGACTACAACCTTATGCCTATACACGTCTGGATCCACGGGATCCCCTAAAGCTATTAGCAAAACACTACGACAATTAAATGCCGAAATTATGACTCTTAATCAGATGTGGGGGCAAACTTCTTGTCCAGCTGTCTGGTCAACGGTGCCGCATCATCATATTTACGGATTGCTTTTTTCCTTACTGTGGCCGGCCTGTGCGGGGTATAAAATTATCCCCCAAACCATTCAATTCTGGGAAGAGATTGCAAACAAGGCATCCGATAAAGATTTCTTAATTGCCAGTCCGGCTCATCTGAGCCGTATGGCAGCCATTGAGTCAGGCCCCCGCGTCCGTATTTTCTCTTCAGGGGCCCCCTTAACCTTTGATCACGCCCAAAATTGCCAAACTATTTTAGGAAGCTTACCCTATGAAATTCTGGGGAGCACAGAAACCGGTGGGATCGCCTATCGTCAGCAAGAAAACGCCAACCAACCGTGGACACCTTTTTCTGACATCACTATTAAAAGCAATAAAAACCAAAATTTGATTTTAAAATCCCCCTATCTTGCTAATGATCAATTCTATCAGACGGAAGATCGAATTGAATTACTTGAAACTGGCCAATTCAGATTGCTGGAACGTGCTGATCGTATTGTCAAAATTGAAGGCAAGCGTGTGAGCCTAACTGATATTGAAAAACGATTAACCAACCTGGAGCTAATTGATAGAGCCGTTGCCTGCGCGCTCTCTTATAAGCGTAACGAAACAGCAATTGTTGCAGTTTTATCAGAGTTGGGGAAAACAACCTATACTACACTGGGTAAAGCTAAATTCATTCGTCACTTACGCACTGAATTGTCCCACTACTTAGATCGAGTTGGGGTGCCACGTCGCTGGCGATTTGTCGACGAAATTCCAACCGACAGTCGGGGAAAAACACCAGCTTATTTAATCGCATCTCTTTTTGTTAGAGAAGACTAAGCCATGACAGAACCAGTTTTATTGCCACAAATTCTAGAAAAAACAGTTTCTGAAAATTCAGTCCAACTGGTATTGAGAATTCCTGAGAATTTGTTGTATCTTGACGGTCACTTTCCTCAAATGCCTATTTTGGCAGGCGTGGTCCAATTACACTGGGCTATACAATTTGCAAAAGATAAATTTTCAATAACAGATTTGATTGAGGATGTCTCACAAATAAAATTCAATAGCCTTATACATCCCCAAGATAAAGTGACGCTGACTCTGACACTTAATCCGGAAACGCAAACCCTGACTTATACCTATAAACTTGATGAAAAAATTTGTTCTTCCGGTCGTTTTGTGCCGATAAAAAAGTAAATTCCCATGTCGATTAAAATTTTAGCCCTCATTCCTACCTACAATCACCATAAAGCGTTGCCATCAATTATTGAGCGACTGATGCAAGTTAACATGGAAATTCTTATCGTTGATGATGGTAGCAATGAAATGACGCACCAAACATTAATCTCTTTGGCGAAACAGTATCCCCTTACGATCCTAACCTTGAAGAAAAATCAAGGAAAGGGAGCTGCTATCCATCAAGGATTACTGTGGGCTAAACAGCATGACTTTAGTCACGCCTTTCAAATCGATGCGGATGGTCAGCACAGTCTTGATAATTTACAAGGCTTTATGAATTTGTCTAGCAATAATCCGCATGCGCTGATCAGCGGGCAACCAATTTATGATGAGTCCATGCCGCTATCCCGTCGCATTGGTCGATGGTTTACCCATGTTTGGGTGTGGATTGAAACCTTGTCCTTTCGAATTACAGATAGCATGTGTGGTTTTAGAATTTACCCTATCGACTCAACGCTCAGTATCCTTAATTCTAAAAGCATTGGAACCCGGATGGATTTTGATACCCAAATCATGGTCCATCTATTTTGGCAGGGGGTGCCTGTGATCATGAGCCCTGTTCCAGTTACCTATCCCGATGACAATACATCAAACTTTGATGTCGTAAAGGATAACTGGCGCATCACCAAAATGCACACCAAACTTTTCTTCACGATGATTTTTAACCTAAAGAAAATTTTAAGCCACCGTCCCAATTACAGGGCCTTAACCTTGCAGGTAGAAAGTACTCACTGGGCTTCTCTTGAAGAACGGTCTTCCTTGATGGGAATGTTTGTGTTGGCGTATTGCTGCCGTTTTTTGGGTAAAAAACTTTGTATGGTGATTAGTACGCCGGTCATCCTTTATTATTACTGCTTTAACAAGATTCAACGCCAAGCTTCGCAAGATTTTTTAAAGCACGCCTTTCAAATGGCAGCTCGCGTCGACAAGCCAAGCTCCTTACGTCACTTCTTTTCCTTTCTTGAAATGGCGCTGGATAAGTTTGGCGCCTGGACAGGGCAGATGACGTTTGATGAAATAGTATATACATCGGCTACAACTTTTAAAGATTTAATGGCACAACCAACAGGGGGGATGCTTCTGGTATCCCATTTGGGTAACATGGAGTTTTGCCGCGCCGCCACTTCCCTAGAGCACAAAAATCGCCTGCATCTCCTTTTACACAGCAAGAATGCACAACGGTATAATCAATTCATCAAAGCCTTTAACCCGTTGTCAAATTTAAATATCATTGAAATCACCAGCATCAATCCTGCAACAATTATTTATCTGCGTGATCGCATTGCTCAGGGGGACTGGGTTATCATTGCTGGGGACCGTATTCCGCCCCATAATACACGGCGCATAACCTATGTTCCCTTTCTGGGGAGAGAAGCACCGTTTTCGCAAGGTCCCTATATTTTGGGATCTTTACTTGAATGCCCCGTTTATATGGCTACAGCAGTTCGAGACCAGGCAAAAATGTCTGTTAATCTCGAAAAATTAGCCGATAAAATTGTCCTCCCCTCCTCAAACAAAACCGACACTATAGACAGTTACGTCACTATTTTTTCAAGATACCTGGAAAAATTTAGCCTAATGTATCCGTATCAGTGGTTTAACTTCTTTAACTTTTGGAAATAGTTCCTATATACATTAGGAAGATAACAAAGAGGCCTATAACGAATATGATGACTCAAATTGTTCTCGATGCAAAACGTCCCCTTACCATAGAAGAAGCCTATGCATTATCTCGTCAAACGCTCAAAATAACACTTTCTTCCGATGAGAATTTTAAGACCTATATTCAAAAAGGGGCTGATTTTCTAAGCCACCATTTCGATAAGGAAGGTGCTATTTATGGCGTTACGACAGGCTATGGAGACAACTGTGATCGCGCTGTTCCTCTTGATTTAGTAGAAGATCTTCCTCTCAATCTGTCACGATTTCACGGTTGTGGATTGGGTGATTACTTAACCCTCTCACAAACCCGTATGGTGCTAGCAATTCGCCTCTCAACCCTTTGTCATGGCTATTCTGGCGTCAGCTTTAACTTATTGAAACGTCTAGAGTTATTATTAGACCATGATATTTTACCTGTTATTCCAAGTGAAGGGTCAGTGGGGGCGAGTGGTGACTTGACTCCCCTCTCTTATGTGGCAGCCGTTATTATGGGTGAGCGGGACGTTTGGTATAAGGGCACAAAACGATCAACAGCAGAGGTTTATGCTGAGCTTGGCATTCCAAATTATAAAATGCGCCCCAAAGAACCGTTGGCAATCATGAATGGTACCGCCGTGATGACTGCTTTGGCAGTGGAAGCCTTTAAGCGTGCTGAGTATTTAAGCCGCTTAACAATGCGCCTTACCGCCTTAACCTCGCTCGCGATTAAAGGGAATCCTCATCATTTTAATGAAGATTTATTTGCGACCAAACCCCATCCCGGCCAAATGCAGGCTGCCGCCATGATTCGCTTGGATCTGAGGCAAGCACCTTCTAGCTTTCCAGAAGGCCGACTTCAGGATCGCTATTCCACCCGCTGTGCCCCCCATATCATTGGGGTGCTCGAGGATATGCTCCCTGTTTTCAGGAACATGATTGAAATAGAAATGAATTCGGCCAATGATAATCCTTTAATTTATAACGAACAAATTCTACATGGTGGCCATTTTTATGGAGGACACATCGCCTTTGCCATGGACAGCTTAAAGAATCTTGTGGCTAACTTGGCCGATTTGCTTGATCGTCAGATGGCCGTCTTGGTGGACCCTAAGTTTAATAATGGTTTGCCTGCTAATTTATGTGGCATCAAGGGGGATCGCTTATCCATTAATCATGGTCTAAAAGCTTTACAAATCGGTGCCTCTGCTTGGACGGCTGAGGCCTTGAAACAAACCATGCCGGCCAGTGTTTTCTCCCGCTCAACA is a genomic window of Candidatus Paracaedibacter acanthamoebae containing:
- a CDS encoding class I adenylate-forming enzyme family protein translates to MGSPLPFLPLEQLLPHRSSADWTHIFLTNDSFKKDCARLYTYLTTIKPSRIILRQSDRAAFLASLLVAFHTGTPAVLPHLQAPGALEELIQPGDLVIDDTFRIPDTYGEADLNHFSEPETTTLCLYTSGSTGSPKAISKTLRQLNAEIMTLNQMWGQTSCPAVWSTVPHHHIYGLLFSLLWPACAGYKIIPQTIQFWEEIANKASDKDFLIASPAHLSRMAAIESGPRVRIFSSGAPLTFDHAQNCQTILGSLPYEILGSTETGGIAYRQQENANQPWTPFSDITIKSNKNQNLILKSPYLANDQFYQTEDRIELLETGQFRLLERADRIVKIEGKRVSLTDIEKRLTNLELIDRAVACALSYKRNETAIVAVLSELGKTTYTTLGKAKFIRHLRTELSHYLDRVGVPRRWRFVDEIPTDSRGKTPAYLIASLFVRED
- a CDS encoding glycosyltransferase family 2 protein, which translates into the protein MSIKILALIPTYNHHKALPSIIERLMQVNMEILIVDDGSNEMTHQTLISLAKQYPLTILTLKKNQGKGAAIHQGLLWAKQHDFSHAFQIDADGQHSLDNLQGFMNLSSNNPHALISGQPIYDESMPLSRRIGRWFTHVWVWIETLSFRITDSMCGFRIYPIDSTLSILNSKSIGTRMDFDTQIMVHLFWQGVPVIMSPVPVTYPDDNTSNFDVVKDNWRITKMHTKLFFTMIFNLKKILSHRPNYRALTLQVESTHWASLEERSSLMGMFVLAYCCRFLGKKLCMVISTPVILYYYCFNKIQRQASQDFLKHAFQMAARVDKPSSLRHFFSFLEMALDKFGAWTGQMTFDEIVYTSATTFKDLMAQPTGGMLLVSHLGNMEFCRAATSLEHKNRLHLLLHSKNAQRYNQFIKAFNPLSNLNIIEITSINPATIIYLRDRIAQGDWVIIAGDRIPPHNTRRITYVPFLGREAPFSQGPYILGSLLECPVYMATAVRDQAKMSVNLEKLADKIVLPSSNKTDTIDSYVTIFSRYLEKFSLMYPYQWFNFFNFWK
- a CDS encoding HAL/PAL/TAL family ammonia-lyase: MMTQIVLDAKRPLTIEEAYALSRQTLKITLSSDENFKTYIQKGADFLSHHFDKEGAIYGVTTGYGDNCDRAVPLDLVEDLPLNLSRFHGCGLGDYLTLSQTRMVLAIRLSTLCHGYSGVSFNLLKRLELLLDHDILPVIPSEGSVGASGDLTPLSYVAAVIMGERDVWYKGTKRSTAEVYAELGIPNYKMRPKEPLAIMNGTAVMTALAVEAFKRAEYLSRLTMRLTALTSLAIKGNPHHFNEDLFATKPHPGQMQAAAMIRLDLRQAPSSFPEGRLQDRYSTRCAPHIIGVLEDMLPVFRNMIEIEMNSANDNPLIYNEQILHGGHFYGGHIAFAMDSLKNLVANLADLLDRQMAVLVDPKFNNGLPANLCGIKGDRLSINHGLKALQIGASAWTAEALKQTMPASVFSRSTESHNQDKVSMGTIAARDALRVSQLTEQVAAAQLISTLQALRLREQEGSLSLDNYPSEIQSFLTGVAQYAPFIGEDQPLDDCLRNLISAIQTRQFPLYGVGE